The region GATTTGCTTCTCTCCGCTGCCGGCCAGTTAAAACGGTCCTTTGATGATCGGTGGGGAGGGTTTGGAGGAGCTCCTAAATTTCCCATGCCCCATAACCTGATCTTTCTTTTAAGGCATTATTTTTTTGAAAAGGATCAGGATGCTTTGCTGGCTGCGGAAAAGACCTTAAGGCAAATGTACCGGGGCGGCATTTATGATCACATTGGTGGAGGTTTTTCCCGCTATTCCACCGATGAGAAATGGCTGGTGCCTCATTTTGAAAAAATGCTTTATGACAATGCGCTTTTGCTTTACGCTTATACGGAGGCCTATGCCATAACAGGGGACAGCCTTTATGCGGATGTATCCAGGGGGATTATTGGGTACGTCCGGGACGTACTCACGGATGAACAGGGCGGATTCTACTGCGGACAGGATGCGGACAGTGAAGGGGTAGAAGGAAAGTTTTATACTTTTTGGAAAGACGAAATTCACCAGGTCCTTCAGGATCATGGAGAGGAGTTCTGCAAATGGTTCGGAATCTCGGAAAAGGGAAATTTTGAAGGGAAAAACATTCCAAACCTCATTGAAAATGAGAATTACCCTGTAAGCATGGAAAAATTCAAAGACTTAAACCAAAGGCTTTCTGATTACCGGATAGCAAGGACAACACTCCATACGGATGATAAGATTCTGACATCCTGGAATGGACTTATGATAGGGGCCCTTGCAAGGACCTATCAGATCCTGGGAGATGAATGGTGCCTTATCGGGGCCATGAAAGCTCAAGAATTTATTGAGAAGAATCTGACTTCTGATAAAGGAAGGCTTTATATCCGATACAGGGATGGACAGGCAGTTCATGATGGAAAGCTTGACGATTACGCGTTCTATGCATTTGGTCTGCTGGAGCTTTATGAAGCTTCCTTTGATATCAGGTATCTTACGATTGCCTCTGAAATTTCGGAAAAGATGCTTGAACTGTTTTTCCATGAAGCCCAGGGCGGCTTTTATATGTATGCCCACGACAGGGATAAACTGATCAGCCGTCCAAAGGAGCTTTACGACGGAGCACTTCCTTCGGGAAACTCTGTGGCCGCCTTTGTGCTGGGCAGGCTCTATCACATGACCGGGAAAATCAAATGGCAGAGAGTCCTTGAAAAGCAGGTTTCTTATATGATGCAGGAAGTGGAGAAAAGCCCTGCAAACTACTGTTTTTCCATGCTGGCATTTCAGAATATCCTTTATCCGTCTACAGAAATCGTATGTGCTTTCGCTGAAGATTCTCTATTAAAGGAAATACAGGATTTACAAAGAAGCCGCATGCCCGATGTCAGCGTGATTTTAAAAACGCCTTTGAACGGGGAGGCCTTGTCAGAGGCCGCTCCCTTTACGGAGGATTATCCCATTCCATCCAAGGGAAGCAGCTATTATGTATGCCGCAATGGCGCATGCAGGAAGCCTGTGGAAGGCGTGGAAGAATTAAAAAGAATCCTTCAGTCTCTGTAGTCTGCAGGAGACTTCAGAAGAAATGAGCTTTGATACTGACCGGCGATATCAAGGCTCATTTTTTGTATCTTATTTTAAGCGGGGCAGTTGTGCCCTCCTCCTTTTGCCGGATTTTACTTTGTACACATAAAAACCTCAGGCTCCCATATAAATAAGTAAGCAATTTTCAAAATGGGAGGTAGTTTGTATGTGCACGGCAATCACCTTAACGTCCCGGCAGGGGGAGACTTTTTTTGGAAGAAATATGGATTTCTCATACGATATTGATCCCCATCTTTACGTTGTTCCCCCCAATTATGAGTGGGATCATGCCGTTAGTAAGGAAAAAATCCGTAATACCTACCGCTTTATCGGCATTGGACAGGAACTGGATGGAATCCTTGCATTTTTTGACGGAGTAAATGAAATGGGATTTGCGGCAGCCGCTCTTTATTTTGCCGGCTGTGCCAAATATGATACCATGCCGACACAGAAGCCTGGGAAACAGATCGTATCCTATGACTTTCTTCATTATATTTTAGGAAGATGTGCAGATATCCATGAGCTTCGGCAGTTGATGAAGAATCTGTCCATCGTGGGCTTTGAGGATCCTGTGACCCAGACCGTGGCACCATTGCACTGGATGGCAGTTGACCGAAGCGGAGAATGCGTTGTTATAGAACTGACAGAAAG is a window of [Clostridium] saccharolyticum WM1 DNA encoding:
- a CDS encoding linear amide C-N hydrolase, with protein sequence MCTAITLTSRQGETFFGRNMDFSYDIDPHLYVVPPNYEWDHAVSKEKIRNTYRFIGIGQELDGILAFFDGVNEMGFAAAALYFAGCAKYDTMPTQKPGKQIVSYDFLHYILGRCADIHELRQLMKNLSIVGFEDPVTQTVAPLHWMAVDRSGECVVIELTERGMEVISNPIGVMANSPDFPWHMTNLRNYMGASPYQPEEACWGNVRLTPFGQAGGTQLLPGGFTSPERFVRAAYLKSFIPTPEDRTEAVVSCFHVMESVTIPKGAVITKRNAYDYTKYTAFINTATCEYFFKTYDNIQVETASLFEDYIQFQDLVSLGGL